In Salvia miltiorrhiza cultivar Shanhuang (shh) chromosome 4, IMPLAD_Smil_shh, whole genome shotgun sequence, the DNA window AGCACACCTTTCACTCTTAGTAAGTAGTTGacttttattcaaaaaaaaaagtaagtaGTTGACTTAATTTAATAGTAGTAGAAACCTGAAACTCTTGCATCACTGTCACATCATGTTTATAATGTCTCAAGTCATGTCTAATTAAACAATGTATTAAGATATTCAGTCTGATTTATTTGCTTGCATCACACACTTCAACATAACCTCGTCTCACCCTTGAGataaattaatcttaataatacAATAACTATTTACTATTCCTCTTTGTATTAGTTATCTTACTTTTATTAATCTTGCAAGTGTTGGGGCGCTTAGATATCTTAGTAATGCCAAGTATGATTGTAGTTGGGAGGCAAGCGAGTTGGAATTGTGGGGTTAGGAAGCATAGGTGTTGAGGTAGCAAAGAGGCTCGAAGCATTCGGCTGCACCATCTCCTACTGCTCGAGGAAGAAGAAGCCGTTGGCTCCGTACACATCTTACCCCGATATCCACGAGCTAGCATCAAACAGCGACGTGCTCGTCCTGTGCTGCGCGTTAACTGAGCAGACGCGCCACATGATCAACCGGGAGGTCATGCTGGCGCTGGGGAAGGGCGGGGTCATTGTGAACATTGCGCGTGGCGCTGTCATTGACGAGGAGGAGCTCGTGTCGTGTCTGCTCCGGGGGGAGATTGCTGCTGCTGGGCTGGATGTCTTTGAGCACGAGCCCTGTCTCCCTCCGGAGCTCTGTCAGCTCGACAACGTTGTGCTGTCGCCTCACGCTGCCGTCTTCACCGAGGAATCCATGGCCGGGTTGTACCAACTCCTTTGTGGGAATTTGGATGCTTTCTTCACAGATAAGCCTCTGCTCTCGCAGATTCCAGACGAGTAGTCAACATCTGCTTAGATTCTCTTCTTGCTTCAAACATTTTCTTCTCAACTTGATCAAAAGTTTGCAAGCAAATGAGATGATCCAAACTAGTTTTTCATATCTGTGTTTTTATTGAATTATTAGAATGTCTCAAAGTAAATCAAGAGGGAAGATCAATAAATTTGGAAGTGAAAAAAGAGTACACG includes these proteins:
- the LOC131020696 gene encoding glyoxylate/hydroxypyruvate reductase HPR3-like; amino-acid sequence: MRLVPKKNMGENQPSSAAQQSPEIIILGPPSVFRVYEKEFSSRFRVLRPWESQVPLPQFLAARAHGTRAAVCSGDFQLSAAVLGNLPSLRLVFTTSAGLNHIDLTECRRRGIAVAYAGNFFSADVADLAVGLLLDVLRKVSAGNRFVKNRLWPHPPDSFPLGSKLGGKRVGIVGLGSIGVEVAKRLEAFGCTISYCSRKKKPLAPYTSYPDIHELASNSDVLVLCCALTEQTRHMINREVMLALGKGGVIVNIARGAVIDEEELVSCLLRGEIAAAGLDVFEHEPCLPPELCQLDNVVLSPHAAVFTEESMAGLYQLLCGNLDAFFTDKPLLSQIPDE